One region of Drosophila teissieri strain GT53w chromosome 2L, Prin_Dtei_1.1, whole genome shotgun sequence genomic DNA includes:
- the LOC122611919 gene encoding uncharacterized protein LOC122611919: MGSKRKLKFLLEEDDQQENSPERDSPRIKQHFSPKDSNNKRSILAESTCTQKNTPSRFQAMWQTLNKSGMSSSQPDSPGNTSFSSCSQLLNTSWPGTRRRAKALPLAVQNFPRTPPSISYKRREATSLFQTSWKSLMNQSASDNGSSENVYIDSDPATPQRLAKSSFQTSWKSLGQSSLNKSNCSGLTEDSYIESSPAIQLVPTESPRQYLPLSQNRVNLKSNLRFVRGGYAEEFRKVLKKVRMDQRQSKNHAPTHTVQVLSVSNECGVTMALVAPENGSIFSILSPKGETTLLTVGSKVQFYLDPKIKPLEIKNKVLVYCRPYNIVLKG; the protein is encoded by the coding sequence ATGGGCTCCAAACGTAAACTTAAATTCCTTTTGGAGGAAGACGATCAGCAGGAGAACAGCCCGGAAAGAGATAGTCCAAGGATCAAGCAGCATTTTTCGCCAAAGGACTCTAACAATAAAAGAAGTATTTTGGCGGAGTCCACATGCACTCAGAAGAACACTCCCTCCAGGTTCCAGGCAATGTGGCAGACGTTAAACAAGTCCGGCATGAGCAGCAGTCAACCGGATTCTCCCGGAAACACCAGTTTCTCATCATGTTCCCAGCTTCTGAACACCAGTTGGCCAGGAACGAGGCGAAGAGCAAAGGCATTGCCACTCGCGGTCCAGAATTTTCCAAGAACTCCTCCTTCAATTTCATATAAAAGACGTGAGGCAACCTCTTTATTCCAGACATCTTGGAAATCATTAATGAACCAAAGCGCTTCTGATAACGGTTCGTCAGAGAATGTATACATCGACTCCGACCCAGCTACTCCTCAACGATTGGCAAAGTCCTCATTCCAAACGTCTTGGAAATCGTTAGGCCAGAGCTCGCTGAACAAATCTAACTGCTCTGGCTTGACCGAGGATAGCTATATTGAATCTTCTCCAGCTATTCAACTGGTGCCTACTGAAAGTCCACGGCAGTACTTGCCACTAAGCCAGAACAGGGTCAATTTGAAGTCAAACCTGCGCTTTGTTAGAGGAGGCTATGCTGAAGAATTCCGTAAAGTCCTGAAGAAAGTGCGAATGGATCAGCGTCAATCGAAAAACCATGCACCCACCCACACGGTTCAAGTTTTGTCTGTAAGCAACGAGTGTGGTGTTACCATGGCCCTAGTGGCTCCTGAAAATGGGTCGATTTTCAGCATTCTTTCTCCAAAAGGAGAAACAACACTACTTACAGTGGGCTCCAAAGTACAATTCTATCTAGATCCAAAGATAAAGCCcttagaaataaaaaacaaagtatTGGTCTATTGTCGCCCATACAATATTGTATTAAAAGGATAA